The Streptomyces sp. NBC_01317 genomic interval TCGGCATCGGCGGCGACTTCGACGGCACGCCGTTCACGCCGGTGGGCCTGGACGATGTGTCGGGCTACCCGAACCTGATCGCGGAGATGCTGTCGCGGGGGTGGTCGCGGTCGGACGTGTCGAAGCTGACGTGGGCGAATGCGGTGCGGGTGCTTCGGGGGGCGGAGGATGTTGCTCGTTCCTTGTCCTCGGAACGGGCGCCTTCGCAGGCGACGGTCGTGTCTTTGGACGCGGGTCACTGATTGTCCTCGCGCCGGACGGGCGTCTGCGCCCCGGTGGTGGGCGCGGCTTACTGATGTCCTCAATCGCCGGACGGGCTGGGTGTGCCGTGGTGACGGGGGCCGGGGCCTGCGGAGGTACGTATGTCCGGACTGCATGTTTTACGGCGCCTCAGGGACTCGTCCAGTTCACCGGTAGTCATGCGCCACAAAACACGCTTTACGTCCGGACACACGCACCTCCTCCGACCCCACCCCCCTCACGCCGACGGGAGACGCAACGACCCCGCCCGCCCGGGGCGCCTCACCTCTGCCCGGTGGACGGTGCCGCTTACCAACGTCCTCAAGCGCCGGACGGGCTGGAGTGTGCCCCTGCCTGGTGCGCGAGCGCGGGTTACCGATGTCCTCAATCGCCGGACGGGCTGGGGTGTGCCCCTGCGCGGTGCGCGGGTGCGGGTTACCGATGTCCTCAAACGCCGGACGGGCTGGAAGTGGCCCCGGTGTCCTCCGACGCCGGGGCGGGCCGGGGTTGTCTTGAACGCGGGCGTGGAAGGGGGACGGGCAGGGGTCGTGTCCGGAACGTAGAGCGTGTTTTGTGTCGCGTGGCGAACCCGAACAAAGCAAGGTCCCGAACGCGACGTAAAACATGCAGTGCAGGACACGACCCCTGCCCGGCCCCCGGCAACAACCCGCGCATACGCAACCGGCCCGCAGCGGGCACAACCAAGCCCGTCCGGCGATTGAGGACAATCAGTAAGCCGCGCCCGCGCACCGGGCAGACGCCACAAACAAAGCCCGTCCGGCGATTGAGGACAAGGGCGGGCGCCCACGGCTACGTCGGCAACGTCAACGTGAAGACCGTCCCTACGCCCACCTCACTACTCGCCCCCACCCCACCCCCATGCGCCTCCGCAAGCTTCCGCACGATCGACAGACCCAACCCACTCCCACCCGTCAGACGGCTCCGCGACTTCTCCGCGCGCCAGAAACGGTCAAACACGTGGGGGAGTTCGTCCGGGGCGATCCCGCTCCCCGTGTCCTCGACCTCGATCAGGACGTGGGGGCCGTCGGCACGGGCCCGTAGCGTGACCACGCCGCCGCGTGGGGTGTGCCGGATCGCGTTCGAGACCAGGTTGCCCACCGCCTGGCGCAGCCGTACGGGATCCGCCTCCAGGAGCAGCCCCGGCAGGGGAGAGGCCCCGGACGGCGCCAAGGACTCCGTCGAAACCGAAAGCACCACCCCCGCCCCCTCCGCGTTCACGCGATGCGCGACCCCGGCCTGCGCCAGCAGCTCCCCCACATCGACCCACTCCTTCCGCAGCCGCAACTCACCCGCGTCCGCCGCCGACAGGTCCCGCAGGTCGTCGATGACGTGCTGGAGCAGCAGCGCCTCCTCCAGGAGGGACGTCAGGAGGAGCTGGTCGTGCGCGACGACCCCGTCCTCCGCCGCCTCCAGCCACCCCCGGATATTGCTCAGCGGCGTCCGCAGCTCGTGCGCGACATCGCTGACCATCGCCTTCCGTACGGACTCCAGCTGCTCACGCCGCTCCGACATGGAGTTGAACGCCACCGCGAGGCGCCCCAGTTCGTCGCCCCCGGTCACGCGCACGCGCGCGGAGGTGTCGCCGTCCTCCATGCGCCGGGCCGCGTGGGTCAGGGCCCGGAGGGGCCGCACGAGCCGGATGCCCGCCAGGGTCGTGACCGTGACGGTCAGCAGGAGGACAAGCGCCGCGCCCCCGGCGATCCGGGCCCGGTTGCCCCGGGACAGGTCGAAGAACGTCGTGGCCGCGCGGGCGGGGCTGCTGACGTACAGCAGGGCGACGGGCGCCACGTACGGCGCGAGCTGCTCCGCGCGGCTGGTGCTGACGCAGGTGTTGACGAGCGAGGTGTGATCCTCGGAGGGCGCCTTGGCGGGGGCGCCGCCCACGGCCGGGGGAACGCTCGCGCTCGGCGTGGCACCCGGGTCCTGGGGCGCGGGCCGGCCAGAAGCGGCATCGGAACCCAAGGCGCGGCCCGGGGCCAAGGCACCGCCCGGGGCCAAGGCGCGGCCCGTGCCCAAGGTGGGGTCCGGGGCCAAGGTGGGGTCCGGCGCCAAGGCGGCGCCCTGGCCAGGAACGGCGCCCGGGGCGAAGGTCGCGCCCGAGCCCGGAACGGCCCCCGCCACCGGAGGCGCCCCCGCCCCCGCCCACCCGTCGCGCGGCTCCTGGACCTTCGCCGGCACCGGCACCGGCACCGTCGTCGAGGACGGGGGCGTCCACGTGTAGTCCCTGGCCAGCACCACCGGCGGCGCGTGCACCCGGTCCAGGCACTTGTTCACCAGGGTGCTCAGCGCCCCCAGCGCCCTGCTCTCCGTACGCGTCGACTCGTCCAGGGCCGCGTCCGTGCAGCGCTGCCCCGCGGCGAGGTCGCCGTTCGGGACCACCACACGCGGCCGGCCGTTGGGCTCGTCCGTGACCTGGGCGGTGACGCCCAGGGTGTCGCGCAGGCAGCTCGCACTCCGCGACGCGGCCCTGCGCAAGGTCTCACGTTCCTTCACGGGCAGCCGGAAGGGGCCCACCGCGCGCGGATCGATCCGGTCGGCCGAGCCGGTCCGTGATAGGTCCGGGCTGACGGAGAGCGGGTTGACGATCGCGGTCGGCTTCGACGGAGGCCGGTACGGATGCCCCGGCGCCGGTACGGAGTCGGCCACCGCCACCTCGCCCTGCCGCAGCACGATGCGGTGTTGTGTCTCCTCGGCGAGGGACGCGACCGTGGGGCCGACCCCGTCCCAGCTCGGATGGGTCGCCGCGTAACCCAGCAGACGGTCGTAGATCTTCGTGTCGTCGGCGAGGGCCTGGCCCTGTTCCTTCTGGATCGCGACGGCCGTCGTCCGGACGACCACCCACGCGGTCGCGGCGACCGAACAGACGGAGACCAGCACGGTCACCGCCAGCAGCCGCAGCAACAGGCTCCGGCGCAGAGGTACGTCCCCGCCGGTGCCGGGGGCGGCCTCGGCGTTACGACGCATGGGCGGGCCTCCCCGGACGCCCGTGCCCGTCGCCCCCACCGGGACCCGGATTCGGCCCCGGCCCCCCGTCGTCCGCGAGCTTGTACCCCACCCCGTACACCGTCACCAGCGTGCGCGCCGCACGCGGACGCGGCTCGATCTTCTTACGGAGGTTCATCACGTGCACATCCACCGTCCGCGAGGTGATGTAGCGGTCGAAGCCGTGCAGCTGCTCCAGGATCTGGGCCCGCGTGAAGACCTGCCCCGGCCGCTCCGCCAGCACCTCCAGCAGCCGGAACTCGCCCGGTGTGCACTCGATCCGCCGCCCGTGCGCCCACACCTCGTGCCGCCCGGGGTCGACCCGCAGCGCCCCGACCGTCAGGACGGGGTCGGGAGGCGGCGCGGCGGCTGCCGTACGGGCGCTCCTGCGCAGCAGCGAACGGATCCGCGCCATCAGCTCGCGCGGGCTGAACGGCTTGGTCATGTAGTCGTCCGCCCCCAGGTCGAGCCCGAGCAGCAGGTCGTCCTCGCTGGAGCGCGCGGTGAGCATCAGCACCGGCAGGTCGGACTCGGTCCGCAGGATCCGGCACACGTCAAGACCGTCGACCTTCGGCATCATCACGTCCAGGACGAGGAGGTCCGGTGGCCTGCGCCGTACCTGCTCCAGCGCCGCCCTGCCGTCGTGCACGACCACCACGTCGTGGCCCTCCCGCTCCAGATAGCGGCGGACCAGTTCGGCCTGCTTCTTGTCGTCCTCGGCGACCACCACGTGCGCGCACATGCGTGCGAGTCTAGGAACGGGCGCGGGTCAGGAGGGGCGGGAGGGGCCCCAAGGGGCGGGGACCATCGACCGGCCATCGGTTCCTGACAGGTTTCTGACATTTCCCGCCGGGGCCGGAGGTCACGCGCGCGCCCTCCCCGCCCGCCGGAGGCCGTACGCCCGAACGCCCCGTCCGCCGCGACCCCTGGGCACTCCCGTGGCACGGTGGCAGAACTGCCGTCACCGACGACCCCGGAGCCTCGTAATGGCAGATCTGCAAGACGATCCATTCACCACGACCACGAGCACGCCCTCTTCCCCTTCCTCGGCCGATCCGTCCGGAACGACGGACACGGCCCCCACCGAGCCGGGCTCGGACGAGCGGGCCCGGGCACTGCTCGCCGCCCACCCCGTCATCGACGGCCACAACAGCCTGGCCCAGGCGCTCCGGCACACCGGCCCGCACGACGTGGAGCTGGGCGAGGCGGCACTCGACACCGACCTCCCGCGCCTCCGCGCGGGAGGCGTCGGCGGGCAGTTCTGGTCCCTCGCCGTCCCCGGGCAGGCCGTCGACCAGAACCGGGCGATCAGCTCCACCCTGGAGCTGATCGATCTCGTACGGTCGCTGATCTCGAACTGCCCGGAAGGCCTGCGCCTCGCGCTGAACGCGGGTGACCTGGCCGACGCCCGCAACTGCGGCCGGGTGGCCTCCCTGCTCGGCCCGGTCGCCGGGCCGGCCCTGGGCGACTCGATCGGCACCCTGCGCGGCTACCACGCGCTGGGCGTACGGTGTGTCGCGCTCGCCGGCGCCGGCTGGGCGGCCGACGGACTGACCCGCTTCGGCCAGGAGATGGTCAGGGAGATGAACCGCCTCGGCGTGCTCGTCGACCTGTCCGGCACCACCTCCGCCACGGCGCGCGCCGCGCTCGCGGTCGCGAAGGCGCCCGTCCTGCTGACCCACTCGGCGGCCCGCGCCCTGACCGACCACCCGGCCAACGTCGCCGACGCCGTCCTGGAACTGCTCCCCGCCAACCACGGCGTCTGCATGGTGAGCTTCGCCCCGGAACAGGTCACCCGTGCCACGGGCCGGCCGTCCGTCCGGGACGTCGCCGACCATGTCGAGCACGTACGGGAGGTGGCGGGCCCGGAGTCCGTTGGCCTGTCGGGGACGTACGGTCTGGAGGCCGAAGGCCCCCGTACCGCCGGTCTGGAGGACACCTCCCGCTACCCCTGGCTGATCGCGGAACTCCTCGACCGGGGCTGGGACGAG includes:
- a CDS encoding sensor histidine kinase, which codes for MRRNAEAAPGTGGDVPLRRSLLLRLLAVTVLVSVCSVAATAWVVVRTTAVAIQKEQGQALADDTKIYDRLLGYAATHPSWDGVGPTVASLAEETQHRIVLRQGEVAVADSVPAPGHPYRPPSKPTAIVNPLSVSPDLSRTGSADRIDPRAVGPFRLPVKERETLRRAASRSASCLRDTLGVTAQVTDEPNGRPRVVVPNGDLAAGQRCTDAALDESTRTESRALGALSTLVNKCLDRVHAPPVVLARDYTWTPPSSTTVPVPVPAKVQEPRDGWAGAGAPPVAGAVPGSGATFAPGAVPGQGAALAPDPTLAPDPTLGTGRALAPGGALAPGRALGSDAASGRPAPQDPGATPSASVPPAVGGAPAKAPSEDHTSLVNTCVSTSRAEQLAPYVAPVALLYVSSPARAATTFFDLSRGNRARIAGGAALVLLLTVTVTTLAGIRLVRPLRALTHAARRMEDGDTSARVRVTGGDELGRLAVAFNSMSERREQLESVRKAMVSDVAHELRTPLSNIRGWLEAAEDGVVAHDQLLLTSLLEEALLLQHVIDDLRDLSAADAGELRLRKEWVDVGELLAQAGVAHRVNAEGAGVVLSVSTESLAPSGASPLPGLLLEADPVRLRQAVGNLVSNAIRHTPRGGVVTLRARADGPHVLIEVEDTGSGIAPDELPHVFDRFWRAEKSRSRLTGGSGLGLSIVRKLAEAHGGGVGASSEVGVGTVFTLTLPT
- a CDS encoding response regulator transcription factor; amino-acid sequence: MCAHVVVAEDDKKQAELVRRYLEREGHDVVVVHDGRAALEQVRRRPPDLLVLDVMMPKVDGLDVCRILRTESDLPVLMLTARSSEDDLLLGLDLGADDYMTKPFSPRELMARIRSLLRRSARTAAAAPPPDPVLTVGALRVDPGRHEVWAHGRRIECTPGEFRLLEVLAERPGQVFTRAQILEQLHGFDRYITSRTVDVHVMNLRKKIEPRPRAARTLVTVYGVGYKLADDGGPGPNPGPGGGDGHGRPGRPAHAS
- a CDS encoding dipeptidase, which gives rise to MADLQDDPFTTTTSTPSSPSSADPSGTTDTAPTEPGSDERARALLAAHPVIDGHNSLAQALRHTGPHDVELGEAALDTDLPRLRAGGVGGQFWSLAVPGQAVDQNRAISSTLELIDLVRSLISNCPEGLRLALNAGDLADARNCGRVASLLGPVAGPALGDSIGTLRGYHALGVRCVALAGAGWAADGLTRFGQEMVREMNRLGVLVDLSGTTSATARAALAVAKAPVLLTHSAARALTDHPANVADAVLELLPANHGVCMVSFAPEQVTRATGRPSVRDVADHVEHVREVAGPESVGLSGTYGLEAEGPRTAGLEDTSRYPWLIAELLDRGWDETDLAALTWGNAARVVRDAEFAARAARQRRGPSTAMREDLDGR